The window TCACCGAGGCGCAGCCGGAGAACAACGTCCAGCGGATCGTGCTGGAGATGCTCGGCGTCACGCTCTCCCGGAACGCGCGGGCGCGCGCCGTCCAGCTGCCCGCCTGGAACGAGGCGCTCGGCCTGCCCCGGCCCTGGGACCAGCAGTGGGCGCTGCGTATGCAGCAGGTGCTCGCGTTCGAGAGCGACTTGCTGGAGTACGACGACATCTTCGACGGCTCGACGGTCGTCGAGGCCAAGGTCGCGTCGATCATGGAGGGCGCCCGCGCGGAGATCGCCCGGGTGCAGGAGCTCGGTGGTGCGGTGTCGGCGATCGAGTCCGGCTACATGAAGGGCGAGCTGGTGCGCTCGCTGGCCGAGCGGCGCGCCCGGGTCGAGTCCGGCGAGGACGTCATCGTCGGCGTCAACAAATACACCGAGACCGAGCCGAGCCCGCTGACGGCGGGAGGCGGAACCGAGAAGGCGATCTTCACCGTCGACGCGAGCGTCGAAGCAGCGGCGTGCGAGCGGCTCGCGGCTTGGAAGGCCGAACGCGACCAGACCGCGGTCGACGCGACGCTGACCGCGCTGGCCGACGCCGCGAAGAACGGCACCAACCTGATGGAGCCCACGCTGGCCTGCGTGCGGGCCGGCGTCACGACCGGGGAGTGGGCGGACGTCCTGCGGGACGTGTTCGGCGAGTACCGGGCACCGACGGGGGTCTCGGCGGCGTCCGCGTCGCACCCCGGAGCGGAGACCGCCGACGCGCTGACCGCGCTCCGGGAGCGGGTGAAGCTCACCGGCGAGCGGCTCGGCGGGCGGCTGCGGATGCTGGTCGGCAAGCCGGGCCTCGACGGGCACTCCAACGGTGCGGAACAGATCGCGGTGCGCGCCCGGGACGCTGGCTTCGAGGTCGTCTACCAGGGCATCCGGCTCACGCCGGAGCAGATCGTGGCCGCCGCCGTCGCCGAGGACGTCCACGTCGTCGGCCTGTCGATTCTTTCCGGAGCGCACGCGCTCGCGGTGCCGTCGGTGATCGAGGGCCTACGCGCGCAAGGGCTCACCGACGTGCCGGTCATCGTCGGCGGCATCATCCCGGAGGACGACGCGGAGATGCTGAAGGCGGCCGGGGTCGCGCGGGTGTTCACGCCGAAGGACTACGGCCTGAACGAGATCATGGACGAGATCGTGACGGTGATCGATGAGGTCCACTCCGCTTGAGGCCTGGATCAGGGGCTCGCGACGGTCTGCGGTGACGGCGTCCCGGTGAGAGAGTCCAGAGCGGACGCCGGGCGGACCGCGCCGTTGGCGCCGGCCGGTGGCAGCGCGCCGACCGACGCGAGCAGGTAGTCCGCGAGGCGGGCTGCGCTGGTCCGGTCCAGGTCGTAGTCGGCGTCGTACCCGGTGACGCTCCACCCCACCAGCCCGGGTGTGGACAGCGCGGCCCGGGTCAGCGCGGTCAGCTGGTCCCAGCTCAGGCCACCGGCCAACGGTCTGTCGACGGTGGGCAGGGCGCGTGTCGAGAGCACGGTCAGGTCGACGTGCAGCCACCAGCTGTCGGTGGTGCGCCGGATGTGCTCGATCGCGTCGATCGCATGACGCGCCACGGTAGGACCGGTGGCGGGTGGCGACCCGACCGCGCCCAGGTCCTGGTCGGACCGGACGAGGATGCTGCCGGACAGCGACGGGATACCGGCCGCGGCCAGCTCGGCGCCGTCGCGGGCACCGAGCACCGCGACCGCGCCCGGCGGGACGAGCGGTAGGCGGCGGGACAGCCCGTTGGAGAGCACGGCGTTCGTCTGCGCGAGCAGTGCCAACCCGATCGTGCAGTCGGACGCCAGGCCGGTCGGCGACTTGTCCGGCGGCCAGGCGGCTTCCCGGCCGGACAGGACCAGCAACCCCGCCGGGCCGTCCGATCGGTGACCGGTGGCGACGAGACCGCCCAGCAGGATCGGGTTGTCGCCGCCGAGCAGCAGCGGGAAGTGCCCGTCGGTGTGGCTGGCGGAGACCGCGTCGGCGACACCGTCGATCATCGCGGCCAGCGCCGGCTCGTTCAGCAGTCCGGTCTCCGCGCTGCGAATCAGCGACCGCTCACCGCCGACGACCGGCGCCGTCTCGAAGGGGGTCCATCCGGTCGGCAGCGCCGAGCGCATCCGTCCGATCAGCCCTTGGGCGTGGACGGCGGCCGGCGCGGCGGCCGCGCCACCAGCGCGACCGGTCGCGCTGAACGGCACACTGACGATGTCGATCTCCATCGGACCCCCCTGCGGTCGTGCCCGGTCTCCCCGGTACCCGACCGTGACACGTTCCCCAGGCTCCGGCTACACCTGGAGGAATGGCGTGGCCCGAAATGTTACCTAAGTGACTTCCGTGTCGGAATCGCGGCACTCTGAGATAACGGGTTCTTCCGGGCGCGACTCTCGGCTTTGCGCCGTCGGCGCGCGCGAACCTTCCGAGCCGCCCACCAGAAGAACCCGACCATCGCCGCGAGCGCGACGATGACCAGGATCGGGGCCAGCAGCGCGAGCAGCGACAGGCTGAGGCTGGCCGCGTCCTCGAACACGCTGACCACCGGCGCCGCGGTACCACCGCTAGCGGTGTTCAGCGCGGGTCGCGCCGTGGCCTTGGCGGCGTGGACGACCAGGGCCAGGACGACACCGACGGCGATCGGCACCCACTGTCCGCCGGAGACGAAGCTGTCCGGGTCACTCACGGTCACCGCGTCCGACGTCGCGGTGGCTCCGAACGCGAGGCCGCCCGCCGTCGGGCGGACGACGGTCTGCACGACGTCGTTGAGCGAGTCGACGATCGGGACCTTGTCCGCGATCATCTCGACGGCCAGCAGCGCGGCGAGGATGACCAACGCCCAGCCGCTGTCCAGCCACTGCCAGCCGGCGGGCAGGCTGACCGTGTCGGTGTACCGCGACAGCACACCGAGCGTCAGCAGCGGAATGTAGGCGTTGAGACCGGACGACGCGGCGAGGCCGGTCCCAGTCAGCAGCTCAAACACATGTCCACGATTGCACGGCCCGTCCAGAACGACGCTGCCGAGCGGGCGAAAGGACTTGAGTACGACCTATGCGCGGCGCCCTTCCGCCCGATCGGCAGCGCCGCTCTGGACGGGCTCCAGGTTCATGCAACCTAGGACGGCGGGGGGACCGGGTCCGGGCTGGGCTGCGGCTCGGGGTCCGGCGGCACCGGTCCGGGCCCAGGGCCCGGAGTAGGGCCGGGGCCGGGCGGTACCGGTACCGGCGCGGGGGCAGGCGGCGGCACCGGCGGGCCGGGCACCGGCATCGGCGGCACCCGGCTCTGCGCGGGCTCCGGCCCTCGCATCGCAGGGACGCGACCGTGCATCTGGATCGGATCGGGCGTTCCGGTGACCATGGGCACGAGCCTGGCACGCCGGACGCGCCCTGTCGACGCGACGGGCGCTCAGTCGGTTTCGAAGATCGCCGGCAGGCGGCCGGCCTTCACCGCACCGACG is drawn from Cryptosporangium aurantiacum and contains these coding sequences:
- a CDS encoding protein meaA, with amino-acid sequence MPYPSSPERDRPWVMRTYAGHSSAAASNALYRRNLAKGQTGLSVAFDLPTQTGYDPDHELARGEVGKVGVPISHVGDARALFEGIPLERMNTSMTINATAMWLLALYEAVALEQGADLADLTGTTQNDIIKEYLSRGTYVFPPGPSLRLITDMIAHTVVHLPKWNPINICSYHLQEAGATPVQEVAYALSTAIAVLDAVRDSGQVPQERMGDVVARISFFVNAGMRFVEEMCKLRAFAQLWDEITRERYGVENPKHRRFRYGVQVNSLGLTEAQPENNVQRIVLEMLGVTLSRNARARAVQLPAWNEALGLPRPWDQQWALRMQQVLAFESDLLEYDDIFDGSTVVEAKVASIMEGARAEIARVQELGGAVSAIESGYMKGELVRSLAERRARVESGEDVIVGVNKYTETEPSPLTAGGGTEKAIFTVDASVEAAACERLAAWKAERDQTAVDATLTALADAAKNGTNLMEPTLACVRAGVTTGEWADVLRDVFGEYRAPTGVSAASASHPGAETADALTALRERVKLTGERLGGRLRMLVGKPGLDGHSNGAEQIAVRARDAGFEVVYQGIRLTPEQIVAAAVAEDVHVVGLSILSGAHALAVPSVIEGLRAQGLTDVPVIVGGIIPEDDAEMLKAAGVARVFTPKDYGLNEIMDEIVTVIDEVHSA
- a CDS encoding arginase family protein — its product is MEIDIVSVPFSATGRAGGAAAAPAAVHAQGLIGRMRSALPTGWTPFETAPVVGGERSLIRSAETGLLNEPALAAMIDGVADAVSASHTDGHFPLLLGGDNPILLGGLVATGHRSDGPAGLLVLSGREAAWPPDKSPTGLASDCTIGLALLAQTNAVLSNGLSRRLPLVPPGAVAVLGARDGAELAAAGIPSLSGSILVRSDQDLGAVGSPPATGPTVARHAIDAIEHIRRTTDSWWLHVDLTVLSTRALPTVDRPLAGGLSWDQLTALTRAALSTPGLVGWSVTGYDADYDLDRTSAARLADYLLASVGALPPAGANGAVRPASALDSLTGTPSPQTVASP
- a CDS encoding DUF4126 domain-containing protein → MFELLTGTGLAASSGLNAYIPLLTLGVLSRYTDTVSLPAGWQWLDSGWALVILAALLAVEMIADKVPIVDSLNDVVQTVVRPTAGGLAFGATATSDAVTVSDPDSFVSGGQWVPIAVGVVLALVVHAAKATARPALNTASGGTAAPVVSVFEDAASLSLSLLALLAPILVIVALAAMVGFFWWAARKVRARRRRKAESRARKNPLSQSAAIPTRKSLR